Proteins co-encoded in one Arthrobacter sp. ERGS1:01 genomic window:
- a CDS encoding AAA family ATPase has product MAFQYYPVRGLSEDPSNVLDRAQWPATMPPVAQVLDHGLDLTAATVLVGENGSGKSTLVEAIAIAYGLSPEGGSTGARHTTRSTESVLADHLQLIKNAGTTRRGYFLRAETMHGFFSYLEDNPGRNGDLEFHRMSHGESFLELAVDRFRGAGLWVLDEPESALSFSGCLSLLAVLKDLLATGKSQVILSTHSPLLAALPGAQILEVGPWGLRPQRWEGLDLVTNWKSFMDRPEQFLRHI; this is encoded by the coding sequence ATGGCGTTCCAGTATTATCCGGTCCGGGGGCTGTCGGAGGACCCCAGCAATGTCCTTGACCGTGCCCAATGGCCGGCAACCATGCCGCCCGTCGCGCAGGTGCTTGATCACGGACTGGATTTGACTGCCGCCACCGTCCTCGTCGGCGAAAACGGCTCGGGCAAGTCAACCCTCGTTGAGGCGATCGCGATCGCCTATGGTTTGTCACCCGAAGGCGGATCCACGGGTGCCCGCCACACCACGAGGTCCACCGAATCGGTCCTCGCCGACCACTTGCAGTTGATCAAGAATGCCGGAACAACAAGGCGGGGGTACTTCCTGCGGGCCGAAACCATGCACGGATTCTTCAGCTATCTGGAGGACAATCCGGGCAGAAACGGTGACCTTGAGTTCCACCGCATGTCCCATGGTGAGTCATTTCTGGAACTGGCCGTCGATCGATTCCGCGGAGCCGGGCTCTGGGTCCTCGATGAACCGGAGTCCGCGTTGTCCTTTTCGGGATGCCTTTCCCTGCTCGCCGTCCTCAAGGACCTTCTGGCTACCGGCAAGTCCCAGGTGATCCTGTCGACGCACTCGCCACTTCTGGCCGCTCTGCCCGGCGCCCAAATCCTGGAAGTCGGGCCATGGGGCCTTCGCCCACAGCGTTGGGAAGGCCTGGACCTGGTGACGAACTGGAAGTCATTCATGGACCGGCCCGAGCAGTTCCTGCGACACATCTAG
- a CDS encoding AfsR/SARP family transcriptional regulator, which yields MGAVRTFVGELRRILEPERPARTPPANLITMGDGYALNLTLTAVDLWRVERAVQTADGMSLGTRESLLTVALEEWRGVAFEEFGTRLWAQSERVRIAELRAGVAEHLAETRLALGRPKDVVTLLNDHIGEHPWREEGWRLLALALYRSARQGDALGVLSQARATLRQELGLDPSDRLAELEHGILRRDPSLELADDGETILSQTVAALSGARSQLESVTALLPLLAVSGSVQFADEQRLAAIAAAEQFGDPELTARVIGGFAVPGCWTRSDDPERSAAIVDAALRTIAALPSGTSDRVRATLLATVAMESRGTANRHAEAVEAERIARRLVDPALLCFALSALYLQEFETAGRAGTRESIGSEIIALAMDADLPTFEIQGRLIRMQALCARDNVIAASDEAGRIDLLAARFDRPLASVLTAWFRWVFTDGPAPPGGSEMPGFRIGLRELTRLSDAVRAGTALPDGHFGPYESWVRPLLLARGGRREDAMAALDTLPDPPHDLMLEVSWSLIGLAAIDCGHGAAGRRAFDALRPAAGERAAGSGAVDLGAISALLTDLARLHATKDQG from the coding sequence GTGGGCGCCGTTCGCACCTTCGTCGGTGAGCTGCGCCGGATCCTCGAGCCGGAGCGTCCTGCTCGCACGCCCCCCGCGAATCTCATCACCATGGGTGACGGCTATGCTCTCAACCTCACGTTGACCGCCGTCGACCTCTGGCGGGTCGAGCGGGCTGTTCAGACCGCGGATGGAATGAGCTTGGGCACGCGCGAATCGCTGTTGACTGTTGCACTGGAGGAGTGGCGCGGGGTCGCTTTCGAGGAGTTCGGCACGCGCCTCTGGGCCCAGAGCGAGAGGGTCCGGATCGCTGAACTCCGGGCCGGAGTGGCCGAACACCTGGCAGAAACCCGGCTTGCGCTCGGGCGGCCGAAGGACGTCGTCACGCTTCTCAATGACCACATCGGTGAACATCCTTGGCGAGAGGAAGGTTGGAGGTTGCTCGCACTCGCCCTATATCGGTCCGCGCGCCAGGGAGATGCGCTCGGTGTGCTCTCCCAAGCTCGTGCCACCCTCAGGCAAGAACTAGGCCTTGACCCCAGTGACCGGCTGGCTGAGCTGGAGCACGGTATCCTGCGTCGTGATCCCTCACTCGAACTCGCCGACGACGGGGAAACGATCCTCTCCCAGACCGTTGCCGCGCTTTCAGGTGCACGATCCCAATTGGAGAGCGTTACCGCACTCCTTCCGCTGCTCGCGGTGTCCGGCTCGGTCCAGTTCGCGGATGAACAACGATTGGCCGCTATCGCCGCTGCCGAGCAATTCGGTGACCCGGAATTAACAGCCCGCGTCATAGGCGGGTTTGCCGTGCCCGGCTGCTGGACCCGATCCGACGATCCCGAGCGGTCGGCAGCGATCGTTGACGCAGCTTTGCGGACGATCGCGGCCTTGCCATCCGGGACGTCGGACCGGGTACGGGCGACGCTCCTCGCCACCGTTGCCATGGAATCACGTGGCACCGCCAACCGGCACGCTGAGGCTGTCGAGGCAGAACGAATTGCCAGGCGACTCGTTGATCCGGCATTACTGTGCTTCGCGCTCAGCGCTCTCTACCTGCAGGAATTTGAAACGGCCGGCCGGGCAGGAACACGCGAATCCATCGGCTCCGAGATCATAGCTCTAGCCATGGACGCAGATTTGCCGACCTTCGAGATCCAGGGGCGCTTGATCAGGATGCAGGCCCTCTGCGCCCGGGACAATGTCATTGCCGCCTCGGACGAGGCCGGGCGGATCGACTTACTTGCAGCCCGATTCGATCGGCCCCTTGCATCCGTCCTCACCGCCTGGTTTCGCTGGGTCTTCACCGATGGACCTGCTCCGCCGGGAGGAAGCGAGATGCCTGGATTCAGGATCGGGCTCCGCGAACTGACGAGACTCTCCGACGCTGTCCGAGCTGGAACTGCGCTTCCTGACGGACATTTTGGGCCATACGAGTCGTGGGTGCGCCCCCTTCTTCTTGCCCGAGGCGGGCGCCGGGAGGATGCCATGGCAGCTCTCGACACTCTTCCAGATCCGCCGCACGATCTGATGCTCGAAGTTTCATGGTCCCTCATCGGACTTGCCGCGATCGACTGCGGACACGGGGCCGCAGGGCGACGTGCGTTCGACGCTCTCCGGCCGGCGGCGGGAGAGCGTGCCGCCGGCAGCGGGGCTGTCGACCTCGGAGCAATCTCAGCGCTGCTCACCGACCTAGCCCGGCTGCATGCCACCAAGGATCAAGGCTAG
- a CDS encoding endonuclease/exonuclease/phosphatase family protein translates to MPGTACAATPSSSSQVTLKVLVLNAWHGGTKVPGGVGMIADIIRESGASLVLIPEATETTPDIVATLNAHGLNFQHGTTGDSAIISAYPIGEATPLPGMTKAIVRVGAVEIAAYAAHLEYRWYATYLPRGYGPGAPSGEFSEHGWAKIPSGPVTDTARVARVNEDSGRPQAIAQFLEDADNERRHGRVVIMGGDFNEPSALDWTSRTAQLFDHNGVVLPWASTQALGDAGFVDAYRHQHPDPATHPGFTWPASNPLVEANELSWAREADERDRIDFVFHHPDHRLRLTDARLAGPRESIVRSQRVVESGKDSFVLAEMPWPTDHKAVLAIYTVHG, encoded by the coding sequence ATGCCGGGAACCGCCTGCGCCGCGACGCCGTCGTCGTCGTCCCAGGTCACCCTCAAAGTCCTGGTGCTTAACGCCTGGCACGGCGGCACGAAGGTCCCCGGCGGGGTTGGCATGATCGCGGACATCATCAGGGAATCCGGCGCCTCCCTGGTCCTTATCCCGGAGGCCACGGAGACGACGCCGGACATCGTGGCCACACTCAACGCGCACGGACTGAACTTCCAGCACGGAACGACCGGGGACAGCGCGATTATTTCGGCCTACCCGATCGGCGAAGCGACCCCGCTTCCGGGCATGACCAAGGCGATCGTGAGGGTAGGTGCTGTTGAGATCGCGGCCTATGCGGCCCATTTGGAATACCGGTGGTACGCAACGTACCTGCCCCGCGGTTATGGCCCGGGGGCACCCAGTGGAGAGTTTTCCGAGCACGGCTGGGCCAAGATTCCGAGCGGTCCGGTGACCGACACGGCGAGGGTTGCCCGGGTCAATGAAGATTCCGGTCGGCCACAGGCGATCGCCCAGTTCCTCGAGGATGCTGACAACGAGCGGCGGCATGGCCGCGTGGTCATCATGGGCGGCGATTTCAACGAGCCCTCGGCGTTGGATTGGACGTCCCGCACGGCGCAGCTGTTCGACCACAATGGGGTGGTTCTGCCGTGGGCGTCGACGCAGGCGCTGGGCGATGCCGGGTTTGTGGATGCCTACCGGCACCAACACCCGGACCCCGCCACTCATCCCGGATTCACGTGGCCCGCGAGCAATCCCCTGGTTGAAGCCAACGAGCTGAGCTGGGCAAGGGAGGCCGACGAGCGGGACCGGATTGATTTTGTTTTCCACCATCCCGATCACCGATTGCGGCTGACGGATGCACGGCTCGCGGGCCCGCGAGAATCAATTGTGCGAAGTCAGCGGGTGGTTGAGTCCGGGAAGGATTCATTCGTGCTGGCCGAAATGCCCTGGCCGACGGACCACAAAGCTGTCCTGGCGATTTACACGGTGCATGGGTAG
- a CDS encoding flavin reductase family protein, translating into MSSHFYRPAEGHRLPHDPFNAIVGPRPIGWIGTLSPAGVRNLAPYSFFNAFSYEPPLIGFSSTTPKHTARNARLSGEFTWNLVTRDLAVQMNATSTTADVDEFLAAGLAAADSVDIGAPRVAASPVSFECRVSDVIPLRGADGRPSAGVLTIGEVVAVHIDEAMLSDGIYQTALAHPVLRAGGPTAYFEILAEGRFDLVRPR; encoded by the coding sequence GTGAGTTCGCACTTTTATCGCCCCGCCGAGGGCCACCGTCTTCCGCATGACCCGTTCAATGCAATTGTCGGGCCGCGTCCGATCGGATGGATTGGCACCCTTTCCCCTGCGGGGGTTCGCAATCTCGCTCCGTACAGCTTCTTCAACGCGTTCTCCTACGAGCCTCCGCTCATTGGCTTCTCAAGCACCACGCCCAAGCACACCGCCCGCAACGCCCGGCTGAGCGGGGAGTTCACCTGGAACCTTGTGACGCGCGACCTCGCCGTGCAGATGAACGCGACGTCGACGACGGCCGACGTCGACGAATTCCTCGCCGCAGGACTGGCGGCCGCGGATTCCGTTGATATCGGCGCACCCCGCGTCGCTGCCTCTCCTGTGAGTTTTGAGTGCCGGGTCAGCGATGTCATTCCCCTGCGCGGCGCAGACGGGCGCCCTTCTGCCGGTGTGCTCACGATCGGGGAGGTCGTCGCGGTGCACATCGATGAGGCCATGCTTTCCGACGGGATCTACCAGACGGCCCTCGCGCACCCGGTCCTGCGCGCAGGAGGGCCGACCGCCTACTTCGAGATCCTCGCCGAGGGCCGCTTCGACCTCGTGCGGCCGCGGTAG
- a CDS encoding amidohydrolase, whose product MTIDELYRDLHAHPELSFQETRTASIAAVELRAAGFDVIEGIGITGVAGVLRNGDGPTVLLRADMDGLPVTEATGLAYASTENGVMHACGHDVHVACLIGAVRNLAATRADWAGTVVAVFQPAEEAGGGAQAMIEDGLYEKVPVPDVVLGQHVGPAPAGMLGAHPGAAFASADSIDITLRGRGGHGSRPETTIDPIVIAAAVVGRLQTIVSREIAPQETSVVTVGRINAGTKNNIIPESAELGLSVRAYSEDMRQRIIAAIKRIANAESAASGAPEAIVEFAESFPVTVNDHGATERTMAAFRSAFGEESVLDPGPVSGSEDVGLLATAVGVPLVYWILGGANQEKYLAAATAGTLDRDIPSNHSPYFAPEIQPTLDRGVAALVAAAREWLG is encoded by the coding sequence ATGACCATCGACGAACTGTACCGCGACCTGCACGCCCATCCGGAACTCTCCTTTCAGGAGACTCGCACAGCCTCAATCGCCGCCGTCGAACTCCGTGCCGCGGGATTCGATGTCATCGAGGGCATTGGGATCACCGGGGTGGCCGGGGTGCTTCGCAACGGTGACGGACCGACCGTACTGCTGCGGGCCGACATGGATGGGCTGCCCGTGACGGAGGCTACCGGCCTCGCGTACGCGAGCACCGAGAACGGGGTCATGCATGCGTGCGGGCACGACGTGCACGTCGCGTGCCTGATCGGCGCGGTCCGGAACCTTGCCGCCACGCGAGCGGACTGGGCCGGCACGGTTGTCGCCGTGTTCCAGCCGGCCGAGGAAGCCGGCGGCGGCGCCCAGGCGATGATCGAGGACGGCCTGTATGAGAAGGTGCCGGTGCCGGACGTGGTGCTCGGCCAGCACGTCGGTCCGGCGCCTGCCGGGATGCTCGGCGCCCACCCCGGCGCGGCCTTTGCCTCGGCCGACAGCATCGACATCACGCTGCGTGGACGCGGCGGCCACGGCTCCCGGCCCGAGACCACGATCGATCCGATCGTCATTGCGGCGGCCGTCGTGGGCCGGCTGCAGACGATCGTCTCCCGTGAGATTGCACCGCAGGAAACCTCCGTTGTGACCGTCGGGCGGATCAACGCCGGCACGAAGAACAACATCATCCCGGAGTCCGCCGAGCTGGGGCTGAGCGTGCGCGCCTACAGCGAGGACATGCGCCAGCGCATCATCGCCGCGATCAAGCGGATCGCCAACGCCGAGTCCGCGGCGTCGGGAGCACCCGAGGCAATCGTCGAATTCGCCGAATCCTTCCCGGTGACTGTCAACGATCACGGTGCCACCGAACGCACGATGGCCGCATTCCGGTCGGCGTTCGGCGAAGAATCGGTGCTCGACCCCGGCCCCGTCTCCGGCAGCGAGGACGTTGGTCTGCTCGCGACGGCGGTGGGCGTGCCCCTGGTCTACTGGATACTCGGTGGTGCAAACCAGGAAAAGTACCTCGCAGCCGCGACGGCGGGGACCCTCGATCGCGACATTCCCTCGAATCACTCGCCCTATTTCGCTCCGGAAATCCAACCGACCCTTGATCGGGGAGTCGCGGCACTGGTCGCCGCAGCCCGCGAGTGGCTGGGATAG
- a CDS encoding SDR family NAD(P)-dependent oxidoreductase, whose translation MDLQLNGKKAFISGSTQGIGYAIAKALAQEGVDVTLNGREEAKLSTAVESLRLDVPGASIEGIAADFSDPAQVNRLCADLSDIDILINNVGLFELKPFDLISDDDWRMYFEVNVLSGVRLSKRAMPAMLDRGWGRIIFVSSESGVNIPAEMIHYGASKTALVAVANGLAKLTKGTDVTVNSVLGGPTYSDGVAQTVETLAHQSAMAVADMKRAIIATNQTSLLERFIEPSEIANMVTFLASPAASATNGSAVRVDGGVLTALF comes from the coding sequence GTGGATCTGCAACTCAATGGCAAGAAGGCTTTCATCAGCGGATCAACCCAAGGAATCGGCTACGCGATCGCAAAAGCATTGGCCCAAGAGGGCGTCGACGTGACGCTCAACGGACGTGAGGAGGCGAAGCTGTCAACAGCAGTCGAATCGCTGCGCCTCGACGTACCCGGGGCTTCCATCGAGGGTATCGCGGCCGATTTCTCCGATCCTGCCCAGGTGAACCGGCTATGCGCCGACCTTTCCGACATCGACATCCTGATCAACAACGTGGGACTCTTCGAGTTGAAACCCTTTGACCTCATTTCGGACGACGATTGGCGAATGTACTTTGAGGTCAATGTGCTCAGTGGTGTGCGCCTTTCCAAGCGTGCAATGCCGGCAATGCTGGATCGAGGGTGGGGCCGGATTATTTTCGTGAGCAGTGAATCGGGTGTCAACATCCCGGCCGAAATGATCCACTACGGCGCGTCAAAGACGGCGTTGGTGGCGGTTGCAAACGGCTTGGCGAAGCTCACCAAGGGCACCGACGTCACCGTGAACTCGGTTCTTGGGGGTCCCACGTACTCAGACGGCGTCGCTCAAACAGTCGAGACACTTGCTCATCAATCCGCCATGGCAGTGGCCGATATGAAAAGGGCGATCATCGCCACGAACCAAACCTCACTGCTCGAACGGTTTATCGAACCGAGTGAGATCGCGAATATGGTGACGTTCCTGGCAAGCCCTGCCGCATCTGCGACGAACGGATCAGCGGTGCGCGTCGACGGAGGCGTGCTGACAGCGCTGTTCTAA
- a CDS encoding GyrI-like domain-containing protein — MAFKDDGAGKGECRRAPLTLGIGAPRLPSAAHDVRVNCLGSGRQYPPEADAATVGNMRYQVTVKDVAARPTAVVPATTTWQEFPTLWRELSDEVWACLRAGGISGGCRVVMLYLDDVPNVEVGVELLVPCPLTGRVVASALPAGQVAMTVHHGPYSGLGAAHRAVTDWCAAQGRQRSGTLWEVYGPHNDDPAKVWTEVYHQLA, encoded by the coding sequence TTGGCATTCAAGGACGACGGCGCCGGGAAGGGTGAGTGCCGCCGCGCACCATTGACTTTGGGTATCGGTGCCCCGCGGTTGCCCTCGGCCGCCCACGATGTGCGGGTGAATTGCCTGGGTTCCGGCAGGCAATATCCGCCCGAAGCCGATGCCGCTACAGTTGGAAATATGCGCTATCAGGTGACGGTGAAGGATGTCGCGGCTCGTCCCACGGCGGTGGTGCCGGCGACGACCACCTGGCAGGAGTTCCCGACGTTGTGGCGGGAATTGAGCGATGAGGTGTGGGCGTGCCTGCGCGCGGGTGGGATCTCCGGGGGCTGCCGCGTCGTCATGCTGTATCTGGACGATGTTCCCAACGTTGAGGTTGGGGTCGAGTTGCTCGTGCCGTGCCCGCTCACCGGGCGGGTGGTGGCATCAGCGCTGCCGGCCGGACAAGTGGCGATGACCGTTCACCATGGGCCGTACTCGGGCCTGGGCGCCGCGCACCGTGCCGTGACTGACTGGTGCGCCGCACAGGGAAGACAACGGTCCGGCACGCTGTGGGAGGTTTACGGACCCCACAACGACGATCCCGCCAAGGTATGGACCGAGGTCTACCACCAATTGGCCTGA
- a CDS encoding response regulator yields the protein MVDDQPMFIAGIRMLIDSQEDMEFVGEAGNGELAIALASAKRPDVMLMDLRMPVMDGVEATRRIVQEADAAGAEKPRIIALTTFNRDQAVVQAVQAGASGYLLKSAEPEFLLAAIRTVHTGYSVIAPGSIHTLFEHAARNVPSMGPDLSVLDVLSVRERDIFVLAAKGLSNSEMAQSLFVSEATIKTHLRSVLDKLELRTRLQLVAFAYERRLLGS from the coding sequence ATGGTTGATGACCAGCCGATGTTCATTGCGGGAATACGCATGCTCATCGACAGCCAGGAGGACATGGAATTTGTTGGGGAGGCCGGTAATGGAGAACTCGCCATTGCGTTGGCGTCCGCCAAACGTCCGGACGTCATGCTGATGGATCTGCGAATGCCTGTCATGGACGGTGTGGAGGCGACCCGAAGGATCGTTCAGGAGGCAGATGCGGCCGGTGCCGAAAAGCCCAGGATCATCGCGCTAACCACCTTTAACCGGGATCAGGCCGTGGTCCAGGCGGTTCAAGCCGGTGCTAGCGGATACCTGCTCAAGAGTGCCGAGCCGGAGTTTCTCCTGGCCGCCATTCGCACGGTTCATACCGGGTATTCCGTCATCGCGCCCGGATCCATTCACACGCTCTTTGAGCATGCTGCCCGGAACGTCCCCTCCATGGGTCCTGACCTCTCGGTCCTCGACGTCCTCTCCGTCAGGGAGAGGGATATTTTTGTCCTCGCGGCGAAGGGACTAAGTAACAGTGAAATGGCGCAGAGCTTGTTTGTCTCGGAAGCGACCATCAAGACCCATCTGCGCAGCGTGCTGGACAAGCTTGAACTCCGCACCCGGCTCCAGCTGGTTGCGTTTGCGTACGAACGGCGCCTTTTGGGCAGCTAG
- a CDS encoding DUF2510 domain-containing protein, producing the protein MTDSPNDAVLDSEWDPDPMGPGWYPDPTGSNRSRWWDGITWTNHYRAAPTPTAPHVLPARPLISPQTPVLNPFIWLMVLIPPLSNLLLFAWNPAFGGGTFDTGQVPLADATTIFNPVYFLLLTASFVITGLCVFFAYRDWQRLRRDGVVRPFHWGWGFLPGVYIIGRTVVVHKIAPGRGLEPLWAFVAVILVFTINFVIKMSALYSTVAPTVPR; encoded by the coding sequence ATGACGGACTCGCCAAACGACGCGGTTCTGGATTCCGAGTGGGATCCGGACCCCATGGGGCCTGGCTGGTATCCGGACCCAACCGGCTCAAACCGCTCACGGTGGTGGGACGGCATCACCTGGACCAACCACTACCGTGCGGCCCCAACTCCAACCGCACCGCATGTCCTCCCTGCCCGTCCACTCATCAGCCCACAGACTCCGGTCCTCAACCCGTTTATCTGGCTCATGGTCCTGATTCCGCCGCTCTCAAACCTGCTTCTGTTTGCTTGGAACCCGGCCTTTGGTGGCGGAACCTTCGACACCGGCCAAGTTCCGCTCGCAGACGCAACGACCATCTTCAATCCGGTGTATTTTTTGCTGCTTACAGCTTCATTCGTCATCACCGGCCTCTGCGTGTTCTTTGCCTACCGTGACTGGCAGAGGCTCCGACGCGATGGCGTGGTCCGCCCGTTTCACTGGGGCTGGGGATTTCTGCCCGGGGTCTACATTATTGGCCGCACAGTCGTCGTCCATAAGATTGCCCCCGGCCGCGGGCTCGAACCACTCTGGGCATTTGTGGCCGTCATCCTGGTTTTCACGATCAATTTCGTGATCAAGATGAGCGCACTTTACTCAACGGTCGCGCCAACGGTTCCCAGGTAA
- a CDS encoding LysE family translocator translates to MLPAASGWAFALAAFALIVIPGPSVLFVIGRSLSLGRKGGFLSVLGNALGMLPAIALVSLGVGAIVAESVVVFVIIKFVGAAYLIYLGVQAIRHRNDHTGTIASRRGRPSSFRLIREGFFVGITNPKTIVFFVAVLPQFVNYGHGGIPLQMATLGMIFFGIALASDSMWALTAGTAREWFARNPKRLSRMGASGGVVMIGLGGALALTGNKS, encoded by the coding sequence ATGTTGCCTGCGGCCAGCGGCTGGGCTTTTGCCCTCGCAGCCTTCGCCCTCATCGTCATTCCCGGCCCGAGCGTGCTCTTTGTCATCGGCCGGTCGCTCTCCCTGGGTCGCAAAGGGGGCTTTCTCAGCGTGCTGGGGAATGCACTTGGAATGCTCCCGGCCATAGCTCTCGTCTCACTCGGCGTTGGTGCCATTGTTGCCGAATCCGTGGTCGTTTTCGTCATCATCAAATTCGTCGGAGCCGCCTACCTGATCTACCTCGGAGTGCAGGCGATCCGGCACCGCAACGACCACACCGGAACTATCGCCTCGCGACGCGGGCGACCGTCGTCGTTCCGCCTCATCCGTGAGGGATTCTTCGTCGGAATAACCAACCCCAAGACGATCGTTTTCTTCGTCGCCGTGCTGCCTCAGTTCGTCAACTACGGGCACGGCGGCATCCCGCTTCAGATGGCAACGCTCGGGATGATCTTCTTCGGGATCGCCCTCGCTAGCGACAGCATGTGGGCACTCACGGCCGGCACGGCACGAGAATGGTTTGCCCGCAACCCGAAACGCCTCTCCCGCATGGGTGCCAGCGGCGGAGTGGTGATGATCGGCTTGGGCGGCGCGCTGGCACTCACCGGCAACAAGAGCTAG
- a CDS encoding sensor histidine kinase: MAIVFFSLWCVGEAGRMNGSFLVWEGGWPLVLMTLAIATASWLPVVSIGFTVVLLVGQLTHVVPVMESNHWAIYIGSFFALAFILWSGSRRVRWIAAGINVAAAAVMAFLMLSWRYSDGVGWYQPMYYGDMPMLRAYGWQLFALLLLIAAGCAAVGLLLAQYEERGRLFRAKELAQRSLLEAEVNLVVEQERTRISRDLHDVLAHSLAVIAAQADGTRYLSKDQPTSVVNALETISKAARHALVDAQRVIEGIGDDGTASPQPQLSDIPALIDGMQRGSLKINSGESGKAVKLSSGQEVAVFRIVQECLTNALKHGGRGTDVRLHFDWSGPGLTLHVASAMVSPEPDVHGDSARPV; encoded by the coding sequence GTGGCGATCGTTTTCTTTTCCCTGTGGTGCGTGGGTGAAGCCGGCAGGATGAACGGATCCTTTCTTGTCTGGGAGGGTGGCTGGCCGCTGGTCTTGATGACCCTTGCGATTGCGACGGCTTCTTGGCTGCCGGTGGTGTCAATCGGCTTCACGGTGGTGCTTCTTGTCGGCCAGTTGACGCATGTCGTACCGGTCATGGAATCCAACCATTGGGCGATCTATATTGGTTCGTTCTTCGCCCTCGCCTTCATCTTGTGGAGCGGATCGCGCAGGGTGCGTTGGATCGCTGCGGGGATCAATGTGGCGGCCGCTGCGGTGATGGCCTTCCTGATGCTTTCGTGGAGGTACAGCGACGGCGTCGGCTGGTACCAGCCAATGTATTACGGGGACATGCCGATGCTCAGGGCCTATGGATGGCAGCTTTTTGCACTCCTGCTCCTCATCGCTGCGGGCTGCGCCGCTGTTGGTCTTCTCCTGGCGCAATATGAGGAACGAGGACGCCTGTTCCGTGCAAAGGAATTGGCCCAGCGCAGTCTCCTGGAGGCTGAAGTCAACTTGGTCGTGGAGCAGGAACGAACGCGTATTTCCAGGGACCTCCATGACGTTTTGGCCCACTCGCTCGCCGTCATCGCAGCGCAGGCTGACGGGACACGCTATCTGAGCAAGGATCAGCCCACGTCGGTAGTCAACGCGCTGGAGACCATTTCCAAGGCCGCACGTCATGCATTGGTTGACGCCCAGCGGGTCATTGAGGGTATCGGCGACGACGGGACGGCTTCACCGCAGCCACAGCTAAGTGACATCCCGGCACTTATCGACGGCATGCAACGCGGCAGTTTGAAGATCAATTCCGGCGAATCCGGGAAAGCGGTGAAACTTTCGTCGGGTCAGGAAGTGGCCGTTTTCCGTATCGTCCAGGAGTGCCTGACCAACGCGCTCAAACATGGCGGCCGGGGTACTGACGTCAGGCTCCATTTCGACTGGTCCGGTCCCGGACTTACCCTCCATGTCGCCTCGGCCATGGTTTCCCCCGAACCCGACGTTCACGGCGATTCCGCCCGACCCGTGTAG
- a CDS encoding helix-turn-helix domain-containing protein — translation MVRLPLTAAEIERGQHLGALLRHARKNRSILEVAVAADISPETLRKIETGRVATPAFSTIAAIATVLDLSLDEVWSAINPPAQASRFGQVPDQRADRLAS, via the coding sequence ATGGTCAGACTCCCGCTCACCGCCGCCGAGATAGAACGCGGACAACATTTGGGCGCACTCCTGCGCCATGCGAGAAAGAACCGCTCCATTCTCGAGGTGGCTGTTGCCGCGGATATTTCACCGGAAACACTCCGGAAGATTGAGACGGGCCGCGTGGCCACTCCCGCGTTCTCGACGATTGCAGCGATCGCGACCGTCCTCGATCTCTCCCTCGACGAGGTTTGGTCCGCAATCAACCCGCCGGCGCAAGCGTCCAGGTTCGGCCAGGTTCCGGACCAACGGGCCGATCGGCTGGCGTCCTAG